A stretch of Paludisphaera borealis DNA encodes these proteins:
- a CDS encoding lysophospholipid acyltransferase family protein, with protein MPRHKVKRPWLDYVVYLAVRAIVVFAQALPIAQAYALARLLAWVMYKVDKRHRQVGLDNLRLAYGEQMTDADRDQMVRGVYRHFCMMLMEIFHTPKTINLANYRKYITLVGHEPILERMLSNEPMILLSGHYGNWEMAGYVFGLFGFPTYSVARALDNPYLDRYLRSFREQTGQRMIPKAGGYDQIVEVLQTNKPLSMLADQDAGQRGMFVDFFGRQASTHKAIALLAIEHNAPIMVGVARRIGPGFRYELRCAEIIQPSELSGGADDVKLLTQRYTSALEDLIRRDPTQYLWLHRRWKHQPTARKKPAKAQEMIPG; from the coding sequence ATGCCTCGCCACAAGGTCAAGCGTCCCTGGCTCGATTATGTCGTCTACCTGGCGGTCCGGGCGATCGTCGTCTTCGCCCAGGCGCTGCCGATCGCCCAGGCCTACGCGCTGGCGCGGCTCCTGGCTTGGGTGATGTACAAGGTCGACAAGCGACACCGCCAAGTAGGGCTCGACAACCTGCGGCTGGCGTACGGCGAGCAGATGACCGATGCCGACCGCGACCAGATGGTCCGCGGGGTCTACCGCCACTTCTGCATGATGCTCATGGAGATCTTCCACACGCCGAAGACGATCAACCTGGCGAACTATCGCAAGTACATCACGCTGGTGGGCCACGAGCCGATCCTCGAACGGATGCTCTCGAACGAGCCGATGATTCTCTTGAGCGGCCATTACGGCAACTGGGAGATGGCCGGCTACGTCTTCGGGCTCTTCGGGTTCCCGACCTACTCCGTCGCCCGGGCGCTCGACAACCCGTACCTCGACCGCTACCTCCGCTCGTTCCGCGAACAGACCGGCCAGCGGATGATTCCCAAGGCCGGCGGTTACGACCAGATCGTCGAGGTGCTCCAGACGAACAAGCCGCTGTCGATGCTCGCCGACCAGGACGCGGGCCAGCGCGGGATGTTCGTCGACTTCTTCGGCCGGCAGGCCTCGACGCACAAGGCCATCGCCTTGCTGGCCATCGAGCACAACGCGCCGATCATGGTCGGCGTGGCCCGGCGGATCGGCCCCGGGTTTCGGTACGAGCTTCGATGCGCCGAGATCATCCAGCCCAGCGAACTCTCGGGCGGAGCCGACGACGTCAAGCTGCTCACTCAGCGCTACACGAGCGCGCTCGAAGACCTCATCCGTCGCGATCCCACCCAGTACCTCTGGCTTCACCGTCGCTGGAAGCATCAGCCGACGGCCCGGAAGAAACCGGCCAAGGCGCAGGAGATGATCCCAGGCTGA
- a CDS encoding Uma2 family endonuclease, which translates to MSRIPKSAPRAIVYPDRDGRRLADNTLQYQWIVTIEGNLELLFADRPDVFVAGDLLWYAVEGHPNIRTAPDALVAIGRPKGYRGSYKQWEEGGVAPQVVFEVLSPGNRAGEMRRNLEFYDRYGVQEYYLYDPNKDVLKGYRRSGGELAAIDDVSGWTSPLLKIRFDCSTAPMTIRYPDGRPFLTFQELGEERNRAVRERDAAARERDRERERADRLAAKLRELGIDVD; encoded by the coding sequence TCCCCAAATCCGCGCCCCGCGCAATCGTGTATCCCGACCGCGATGGCCGGCGGCTAGCCGACAATACGCTCCAGTATCAGTGGATCGTCACCATCGAAGGCAACCTCGAACTCCTCTTCGCCGATCGCCCCGACGTCTTCGTCGCCGGCGACCTGCTCTGGTACGCCGTCGAGGGCCATCCCAACATCCGCACCGCCCCCGACGCCCTGGTCGCCATCGGACGCCCCAAAGGCTATCGCGGCTCGTACAAGCAGTGGGAGGAAGGGGGAGTCGCCCCCCAGGTCGTCTTCGAGGTCCTCTCCCCCGGCAACCGCGCCGGCGAAATGCGACGCAACCTCGAATTCTACGACCGGTACGGCGTCCAGGAATATTACCTCTACGATCCCAACAAAGACGTCCTCAAAGGCTATCGCCGCAGCGGCGGCGAACTCGCCGCGATCGACGACGTCAGCGGCTGGACCAGCCCCCTCTTGAAGATCCGCTTCGATTGCTCCACCGCTCCCATGACCATCCGCTACCCCGACGGCCGGCCGTTCCTCACCTTTCAGGAACTGGGAGAGGAACGGAATAGGGCGGTCCGCGAACGCGATGCGGCGGCACGAGAACGTGATCGCGAACGCGAGCGGGCGGATCGACTGGCGGCGAAGCTTCGAGAGCTGGGTATCGACGTCGACTGA